From Nicotiana tabacum cultivar K326 chromosome 15, ASM71507v2, whole genome shotgun sequence, the proteins below share one genomic window:
- the LOC142169463 gene encoding protein LE25-like — protein sequence MQTAKDGAASAKAGMEKTKATVQEKAERMTTRDPLKKEMATDKKEDRKAAAELEKREAKEHNAAAGHGVQHPHVGGGTGTGSTF from the exons atgcAGACAGCAAAGGACGGAGCAGCCTCAGCAAAGGCTGGTATGGAGAAGACCAAAGCCACTGTTCAAGAAAAG GCGGAGAGGATGACAACTAGGGATCCACTGAAGAAAGAAATGGCGACGGACAAGAAAGAGGACAGGAAAGCAGCAGCAGAGCTGGAAAAGAGAGAAGCCAAAGAACACAATGCAGCTGCAGGACATGGAGTTCAACATCCCCATGTTGGTGGAGGAACTGGAACTGGCTCTACCTTTTAG
- the LOC142169904 gene encoding late embryogenesis abundant protein 46-like, which produces MQSVKEKASNAAASAKSGVEKTKAVVQEKVERMTSHDPTQKEMATGKKEERINQAEMNKQATHDRNTAIHQGGGTGTGRPHYSNSTTGATGHSTGSHQMSALPGHGTGEPMGQVTDGVVQSHPIGTATGTQRASAAHNTHVGGGVNQGYGTGGNYS; this is translated from the exons ATGCAGTCCGTGAAGGAAAAAGCTTCTAACGCGGCCGCTTCGGCAAAATCTGGCGTGGAAAAGACCAAAGCTGTTGTCCAAGAGAAG GTAGAGAGAATGACATCCCATGATCCAACACAGAAGGAGATGGCAACAggaaagaaggaagaaaggatCAACCAAGCAGAGATGAACAAGCAGGCAACTCACGACCGCAATACAGCTATTCACCAGGGCGGGGGCACGGGCACAGGCCGGCCACATTATTCCAACTCGACTACTGGAGCCACTGGACACTCAACTGGTTCACACCAGATGTCTGCCTTGCCAGGACACGGCACTGGGGAGCCAATGGGTCAAGTGACAGACGGGGTGGTGCAATCTCACCCCATTGGAACGGCCACTGGGACTCAAAGGGCCTCCGCTGCACATAACACCCATGTAGGTGGTGGGGTAAACCAGGGCTATGGCACTGGTGGTAACTATAGTTAG